The following proteins are co-located in the Pedobacter sp. FW305-3-2-15-E-R2A2 genome:
- a CDS encoding helix-turn-helix domain-containing protein, with translation MKAQLLKVSMAPAQSFSVRQDIEPFVNNKWHYHQELELIYFNEGKGTQFIGDNIQPFNSGDIVLVGAHLPHYWKFDEMYFDEGGKTANLDVKVAHFSEALWGDFFLNLPENRLLKEVLEKSKRGVKVTGKNRQQVADLLTKMLKAEGTERIIMLMQALVEIAKCGELETLASIGFQYDLEQVERDRISDIYEYTYANFRNKICLEEIADVAKISPNSFCRYFKSRTRKTYSQFLTEIKVGQACKLLIEAHLNLKQICYNSGFNNFASFHKCFKKITGKSPLCYQREFVTE, from the coding sequence ATGAAAGCGCAACTACTTAAAGTATCTATGGCTCCTGCTCAATCATTTAGTGTAAGACAGGATATCGAACCTTTTGTGAATAACAAATGGCATTACCATCAGGAACTGGAACTGATCTATTTCAATGAAGGTAAAGGAACCCAGTTTATCGGCGACAATATCCAGCCTTTTAACTCCGGAGATATCGTCCTGGTAGGGGCACACCTGCCACATTACTGGAAGTTCGATGAGATGTATTTTGATGAAGGCGGAAAAACGGCAAACCTCGATGTGAAAGTCGCCCATTTCTCTGAGGCCCTTTGGGGAGATTTCTTTTTGAACCTGCCGGAAAACAGGCTGTTAAAAGAAGTCCTGGAGAAATCCAAAAGAGGGGTAAAGGTGACCGGCAAAAACAGGCAGCAAGTGGCAGACCTGCTTACGAAAATGCTGAAAGCCGAAGGAACCGAAAGAATCATTATGCTCATGCAGGCTTTAGTGGAAATTGCCAAATGTGGAGAGCTGGAAACATTGGCTTCTATCGGTTTTCAATACGACCTGGAACAGGTAGAGAGAGACCGCATCAGCGATATCTATGAATATACTTATGCCAATTTCAGGAATAAGATCTGTCTGGAAGAAATCGCAGACGTTGCCAAAATAAGTCCGAACTCCTTTTGCCGCTATTTTAAATCAAGAACACGCAAAACCTATTCGCAGTTCCTCACCGAAATTAAAGTCGGACAAGCCTGTAAGCTCCTGATCGAAGCACACCTCAACTTAAAACAAATCTGTTATAACAGCGGCTTTAATAATTTTGCCAGCTTTCATAAGTGTTTTAAGAAGATTACCGGGAAAAGTCCGCTGTGTTACCAGCGGGAATTTGTAACCGAATAA
- a CDS encoding RagB/SusD family nutrient uptake outer membrane protein: MKTRKLIAMSALATVLLLGGCKKFLTEKPLAQVAIGDFYKNRYDMEASLAGVYSAFQQEMIGKDQYTEKYLYWGEYRADNFDRFLAYTKDYVDEIALNGLTPTNQFSDWTGLYGVIGRANSTIKFMPQAAALDVTLTPALADSYLSQAYALRAVSYFYLVRVWGDAPIRTEPYLDISEQADYPRESKDKVISQVIIPDLEKAYSLVVKGSKPIVYNMGEAAICATLADVYMWKKDYPNAIKWIKNLFAAKGPLGTVYAGLSEANLQPSASWKTLFAAPATSNESIWSIHWDFLKNGCACMQTSWTSNNKQINIDEGIWATWFQPQSQNTRSTDIRPRQTADVFVAQPKPNRDRFLKWYPTAAAPTAADLFPASNQYLPVYLTMYRLGDIYLLYAEALNGSGDLAGALKYLNFIRKRAGIPEYLANDPLVADQTAMENAILNERQLELFGEGKRWFDLVRTNHVKQVMDPILKRRQIAAGNLEAPGFPDPETKSYWPLHRNVLNSNRKLVQNPGYTD, translated from the coding sequence ATGAAGACGAGAAAGTTAATCGCGATGTCTGCCCTGGCTACAGTGCTTTTACTGGGCGGGTGTAAGAAATTTTTAACTGAGAAACCTTTAGCTCAGGTAGCCATAGGTGATTTTTATAAAAACAGGTACGATATGGAAGCCTCGCTGGCTGGGGTATATTCCGCCTTCCAGCAGGAAATGATCGGTAAAGATCAGTATACAGAAAAATACCTGTACTGGGGGGAATACCGTGCCGACAATTTTGACCGTTTCCTTGCCTATACCAAAGATTACGTAGATGAAATTGCATTAAACGGTTTGACACCGACCAATCAGTTTTCAGACTGGACAGGCTTGTATGGCGTAATCGGAAGGGCCAATAGCACCATTAAATTTATGCCTCAGGCAGCAGCCCTGGACGTTACCCTGACTCCTGCATTGGCAGATAGCTACCTTTCTCAGGCTTATGCCTTGCGTGCGGTAAGTTATTTTTACCTGGTTAGGGTTTGGGGAGATGCCCCGATCAGAACGGAGCCTTATCTTGACATTTCAGAGCAGGCAGATTATCCAAGGGAATCAAAAGATAAGGTCATTTCTCAGGTGATCATTCCGGATCTGGAAAAAGCCTATAGCCTCGTGGTAAAAGGGTCAAAACCAATCGTCTACAATATGGGCGAAGCTGCGATCTGCGCGACCCTCGCTGATGTGTACATGTGGAAGAAAGATTATCCGAATGCCATCAAATGGATCAAGAACCTGTTTGCGGCAAAAGGACCACTGGGGACCGTTTATGCAGGATTGAGTGAGGCGAATCTACAGCCTTCTGCAAGCTGGAAAACCTTGTTCGCCGCACCGGCAACGAGCAATGAATCCATCTGGAGCATCCATTGGGATTTCCTGAAAAATGGTTGTGCCTGTATGCAAACCTCATGGACGAGCAACAATAAACAAATCAATATAGACGAAGGCATCTGGGCAACCTGGTTCCAGCCTCAGTCGCAGAACACGAGATCTACCGACATCAGACCAAGACAAACTGCGGATGTATTTGTTGCACAGCCGAAACCAAACAGAGACCGCTTCCTGAAATGGTATCCGACGGCAGCTGCACCAACTGCTGCAGATCTGTTTCCTGCAAGCAATCAGTATTTGCCGGTCTACCTGACCATGTACCGCCTGGGAGATATTTATCTTTTATATGCGGAAGCTTTGAATGGCAGTGGCGACCTGGCAGGTGCATTGAAATACCTGAATTTTATTCGTAAGCGTGCAGGAATACCGGAATATCTGGCCAATGATCCATTGGTTGCCGATCAGACCGCAATGGAAAATGCGATTCTGAATGAAAGACAACTGGAACTGTTCGGTGAAGGTAAAAGATGGTTTGACCTGGTGCGTACCAACCATGTAAAACAAGTAATGGACCCGATTCTTAAAAGAAGGCAAATCGCTGCAGGAAACCTTGAAGCTCCGGGCTTCCCTGATCCTGAAACGAAATCTTACTGGCCTTTACACAGAAATGTGCTGAATTCCAATCGCAAATTAGTTCAAAACCCTGGTTACACAGATTAA
- a CDS encoding TonB-dependent receptor, whose protein sequence is MKEIYTKNLYLSNKWKVCNIRQVGVIVLLALGMLFSPAVFAQKTNKVKGIVKDDKGVPLPGVGVKVKGTSLGTSTNVDGVYNLTVPAETSVLIFSYIGYVSQEVTVGTKTSINISLKENFSDLDEVVVTGYGGVAKKRDLTGASSSINEKTILERQPVNLFDALQGQAAGVLIVNDGGGAPGATGSIQIRGASTLNGGNGPLYIVDGVINPDGANINPTDIANVEVLKDAASASIYGSRAANGVILITTKRGQDGKPMIDLTYNHVFGRLAHGIPVSNAAEVREFRNIQARPNGTDSLNPSFNADNNLQELLLGNLAQKKEIKLGISGGQKGLSYYTSINYLDDKSIIINSWAKRLQSRINVNYQVNEKLKYSNNMSFSWQKGNQIPVGNTVRVVIDRPAYSLIYYPDGTLTSYIASKRNPIAQALFERDEDETFSGQFNNQLDYQFTKDLKFTTLFNAKLDNFQNLYFSPRILSGKRDQNSGRNELRKNFSWEYQAFMNYNKTIGEHHNFSALLGFSADRKKMDRVHTEYLNSVSEEIVVTLPDYVNGPNTYSEASANSTASMFSRLGYNYKGRYIVQGTYRRDGSSRFGPENRWGNFLSGSAAWRFSDEKFMSWSKSFLEDAKIRYSFGQLGNDQIGDYESVTRIAFSGSYNGLGSAAPTAILGNKFIKWETTTQNNIGLDLSFFKGRLGFTGDYYIKKTSNLLYPREIAKETGYSKVQVNVGAIQTKGLEFVLNGTPIATKNFEWNVTANISFEKGKVLSLADGVPFFAGNKWYVEEGGRMGNFYGWKNLGVYAWDESNAYDANWRKLDVVLENGKPKYANGKAVYTLDGQEYTGSVKSKRAPDGKLKGGDAEWEEVRPDGVIDDADRQILGNATPDYYLGIMNNVRYKNFSLSFLFNGSFGAEVYNSLLQTQNNPSNTGAGSPDMVYNSWRKPGDNAKYPYYVERNNRGNLKTNQNSLYIENASFIRLSSARLSYRLNPDWAKRVFLKGLTTYVYGTNLLTWTNYRGYDPEFSSGNVLTPGDDTGKYPRRREFGFGVNINL, encoded by the coding sequence ATGAAGGAAATTTATACTAAGAACCTCTATTTGTCTAACAAATGGAAAGTGTGCAATATCCGTCAGGTTGGCGTAATCGTCTTACTGGCACTGGGAATGCTATTTTCACCCGCTGTATTCGCACAAAAAACAAACAAAGTAAAAGGGATCGTGAAAGACGATAAAGGCGTTCCACTTCCCGGTGTAGGTGTTAAGGTAAAGGGGACGAGTCTCGGAACCTCTACCAATGTAGATGGGGTATACAATCTGACTGTTCCCGCAGAAACCTCGGTACTGATATTTAGTTATATCGGTTACGTTTCACAGGAAGTAACGGTAGGAACTAAGACAAGCATCAACATCAGCCTGAAAGAAAACTTCTCCGACCTTGATGAGGTCGTGGTAACAGGTTATGGTGGGGTGGCGAAAAAGAGAGATTTGACGGGCGCGAGTTCTTCCATCAATGAAAAAACAATCCTGGAACGTCAGCCTGTCAACCTTTTTGACGCTTTACAAGGGCAGGCAGCAGGGGTTTTGATCGTGAACGATGGCGGTGGTGCACCGGGAGCAACGGGCTCTATCCAGATTCGTGGCGCCTCGACACTAAACGGTGGTAACGGACCTTTATATATAGTAGACGGAGTGATCAACCCTGATGGGGCGAACATCAACCCTACAGATATTGCCAATGTGGAAGTCTTGAAAGATGCAGCATCGGCCTCCATCTATGGTTCCAGAGCGGCAAACGGGGTAATTTTGATTACCACCAAAAGAGGACAGGACGGAAAACCGATGATCGACCTGACCTATAACCATGTATTCGGACGTCTGGCACATGGTATTCCGGTGAGCAACGCGGCCGAAGTACGTGAATTCAGAAATATTCAGGCCAGGCCAAACGGAACAGATTCCCTGAATCCGAGCTTCAATGCGGATAACAACCTGCAGGAACTCCTGCTGGGAAATCTTGCACAAAAGAAAGAGATCAAGTTGGGCATTAGTGGTGGCCAAAAAGGGCTGAGCTATTATACCAGTATCAATTACCTGGACGATAAGTCCATCATCATCAACAGCTGGGCAAAACGCTTACAGTCGAGGATCAATGTCAACTATCAGGTGAATGAGAAGTTGAAATATTCCAATAACATGTCTTTCAGCTGGCAAAAAGGAAATCAGATCCCGGTCGGAAATACGGTTAGAGTGGTGATCGACAGGCCTGCGTATTCCCTGATTTACTATCCTGATGGGACGTTGACGAGTTATATTGCCTCTAAAAGAAATCCAATTGCCCAGGCTTTATTCGAAAGGGACGAGGATGAAACCTTTTCCGGACAGTTCAATAACCAGCTGGATTATCAGTTTACCAAGGATTTGAAATTTACCACCTTATTCAATGCCAAGCTGGATAATTTCCAGAACCTCTATTTCTCACCAAGAATCCTTTCCGGTAAAAGAGATCAGAATTCAGGAAGAAATGAACTGAGAAAAAACTTTAGCTGGGAATATCAGGCATTTATGAACTACAATAAGACCATCGGTGAACACCATAATTTCTCCGCTTTATTGGGATTCAGTGCCGACAGGAAAAAGATGGACCGTGTGCATACTGAATATTTAAATAGTGTAAGTGAAGAGATCGTAGTGACCCTTCCTGACTATGTGAATGGGCCTAATACCTATTCTGAAGCCAGTGCAAATTCGACTGCATCTATGTTTTCCAGATTGGGATACAACTATAAAGGAAGGTATATCGTACAGGGAACTTACCGCAGGGACGGTTCTTCCAGGTTTGGTCCTGAAAACCGCTGGGGAAATTTCCTGTCGGGCTCTGCAGCATGGCGCTTCTCTGATGAGAAATTCATGTCATGGTCCAAATCGTTCCTGGAAGATGCGAAGATCCGTTACAGCTTTGGTCAGTTAGGAAATGATCAGATTGGGGATTATGAGTCGGTGACCAGGATTGCTTTTTCGGGCAGCTACAATGGTCTGGGTTCTGCCGCACCAACTGCTATCCTTGGAAATAAATTCATCAAATGGGAAACTACCACACAAAATAACATTGGTTTAGACCTGAGCTTCTTTAAAGGTCGCCTGGGCTTTACCGGAGATTATTATATAAAAAAGACGTCGAATCTGTTGTATCCAAGGGAAATTGCAAAGGAAACCGGATATAGTAAAGTACAGGTGAATGTAGGTGCGATACAGACCAAAGGTCTGGAGTTTGTGCTCAATGGCACACCTATCGCCACGAAAAACTTTGAATGGAACGTGACCGCCAACATCTCTTTTGAAAAAGGTAAAGTGTTGTCACTGGCAGATGGCGTTCCTTTCTTCGCCGGCAACAAATGGTATGTGGAAGAGGGTGGACGTATGGGGAACTTCTATGGCTGGAAAAACCTGGGTGTTTATGCCTGGGATGAATCCAATGCCTATGACGCCAATTGGAGAAAACTGGATGTCGTTCTGGAGAATGGCAAACCTAAATATGCCAATGGAAAAGCAGTATATACTTTAGATGGCCAGGAATACACGGGCAGTGTGAAAAGTAAACGTGCTCCGGATGGTAAACTGAAAGGTGGAGATGCAGAATGGGAAGAAGTCAGACCTGATGGCGTGATCGATGATGCAGACCGTCAGATCCTTGGCAATGCCACTCCGGATTACTACCTCGGAATCATGAACAATGTCCGTTACAAGAACTTCTCTTTGTCTTTCCTGTTCAACGGTTCATTTGGTGCTGAAGTATACAATTCGCTTTTGCAAACCCAGAATAACCCTTCCAACACAGGGGCCGGATCTCCGGATATGGTCTACAATTCCTGGAGAAAACCCGGAGACAATGCCAAATACCCTTATTATGTGGAGCGTAATAACCGTGGAAACCTTAAAACCAATCAAAATAGCCTTTATATCGAAAATGCTTCATTCATCAGGTTGTCGAGTGCCCGTCTTTCTTACCGTTTAAATCCGGATTGGGCAAAACGTGTTTTCCTTAAAGGTTTAACCACCTATGTCTATGGTACCAATCTCCTGACCTGGACCAATTACCGTGGTTATGACCCTGAGTTCAGTTCCGGTAACGTATTGACTCCGGGAGATGATACCGGAAAATACCCGAGAAGAAGAGAGTTTGGTTTTGGTGTAAACATTAATTTATAA
- a CDS encoding LytTR family DNA-binding domain-containing protein: MRVLIIEDEELAADTLHKTLLKLNPKIEVLAILGTVEAAVSWLSKNTADLLFMDIHLGDGESFQIFEQVTVESPVIFTTAYDQYTLKAFKNQGIDYLLKPFDEEDVASALNKLDSIRKFSEINIPQIRFKAEEPLARIRNRFMVKLGKLIKTVQSDDVAYFMADDKYLFLVTNDKQNYIIEETIGSLEPQLDSSDFFRINRKFIIHIKAIREMYKLSRNRVRIVLEPAPVEGLEVVVSEERAEAFKNWLNQ; encoded by the coding sequence ATGAGGGTATTAATTATTGAGGATGAAGAACTGGCGGCGGATACGTTGCACAAGACGCTGTTGAAACTGAATCCGAAAATAGAAGTCCTCGCTATCCTGGGAACCGTCGAAGCTGCGGTATCCTGGCTGAGCAAAAACACGGCAGACCTGCTGTTCATGGACATCCACCTGGGCGATGGAGAGAGCTTCCAGATCTTTGAACAGGTGACCGTAGAAAGCCCGGTGATCTTTACCACGGCCTACGATCAGTATACCTTAAAAGCGTTTAAAAATCAAGGCATCGATTACCTGCTTAAACCTTTCGACGAAGAAGATGTAGCTTCAGCCCTGAACAAACTGGACAGCATCCGTAAATTTTCTGAAATCAATATCCCTCAGATCCGCTTTAAAGCAGAGGAGCCTTTGGCCAGAATCCGCAACCGCTTTATGGTCAAACTGGGCAAACTTATCAAGACCGTACAGTCTGATGATGTGGCTTATTTTATGGCGGATGATAAATACCTGTTCCTGGTCACCAACGACAAGCAGAATTACATCATTGAAGAAACGATAGGCAGTCTGGAACCCCAGCTGGATAGTTCCGACTTCTTCCGCATCAACCGCAAGTTCATCATCCACATCAAAGCGATCAGGGAGATGTACAAGCTTTCCCGAAACCGGGTGAGAATTGTACTCGAACCTGCACCGGTAGAAGGACTGGAAGTGGTGGTCAGTGAAGAAAGGGCGGAAGCGTTTAAAAACTGGTTAAATCAATAA
- a CDS encoding two-component regulator propeller domain-containing protein: MNPNRLLFFFLLCCAIGAHAQKSNISFNHLTVENGLSQSSVLSITQDSMGFMWFGTKDGLNKFNTQNFEIYKYHRKDKSSLTSSQNINALLTDRKGNLWVGTQKGLNLYLPKTNSFKRFQYHKEQKNSLSNNVIRCIYEDRQGHIWVGTDSGLNKLVGQDRFERYFTKADLGKGPVHHLIKAIHQDHNNVLWIGTLQGLNSMTLEKGKYRYQSYVHDAKRPESLSDNDIASILEDRQHNLWIGTHGAGLELMDPARTAFRHFRSKKGSSNSISSNVIRKMMLAKDGKLWVSTLNGINIIDVEDHSVRVLNHHPDDPSSLNQNSIYDMMQDAAGSIWVGTYYGGVNVYHENSTPFREYKSNTGKNALSSNVVSSVLEDKKHNLWIGTEAEGVNYYDRSSGKFNSFRHDPENPASLSSNLVKAVSIDHNGKVWVGTYEGGLDLFLPESQSFKHYKPNPGDPYALNSNRIVALLHDSQQRFWIGTRAQGIYLYNEKSDNFAPYTGQDAQHDLKVVRCFFEDSKKNIWIACSSGTYILEHNSNIVRRFKTRDNHTMFNDINFIQEDSKGTIWLGGYESGLMRYIPELKTTRFFTKADGLPSNVVLGMLEDATGNLWISTDNGLSKFDHKVFKTYTVRDGLPGNVFNYNSFFKDSKGEFFFGGFNGMVSFFPEQIKDNNMVPKAVFTRLKLFNKLVSINDETELLSENFSLTKAVTFSHHQNIFTVDFALLNYIKSEKNRYAYKLEGFEKDWNYVNSPSATFTNLPSGTYTLLIRGSNNDGVWTAAPARLTIHVNPPFWKTWWAYLIYLSCFLGLLFLFSRFLWIRALLRREHELYQMKLDFFTNVSHEIRTPLTLIVGPLENLINETQESPALNRKLLTVRKNAGRLTRLVNELMDFRKAESGKLRLNISPGNIIPFAKEIFLSFQYLAIKHQISYQFLTEEEQIEVYFDNEQLEKVLFNLLSNAFKFTPDGGAIHLSIGKTAYGFVEISISDNGKGIPEESRAQLFTNFYQVKDPLSRNSGTGIGLALSKKIAQLHYGGLFLAEEEDIRETGMHTCFRLKLKLGQNHFSKDELVEEFLNSENPEHYQFETDPEHTWSPQLPESSEEETLTLLIVEDNPEVRDFIVQSLSPYYQILVAENGEIGVELAIARIPDLIVSDVMMPVMDGLELCRTLKTDVRTSHIPIILLTARSGNIHEVNGLKTGAEAYLTKPFSINSLQLNISNLLMLQANMRRKFSQQITLQPSNILIESADEEFLDKVMGIIEKNFAEAEFSVNTLASDLGMSTPILYKKIKVLTGLTVNNFIKSVRLKRAAQLLRQNVYTVYEIAYIVGFNDPKYFSKEFVKQFGRTPSDYAFEE, from the coding sequence ATGAACCCTAACAGACTATTGTTTTTTTTCCTGCTGTGCTGTGCTATTGGAGCTCATGCGCAAAAGTCTAACATTAGTTTTAACCACCTGACCGTAGAAAACGGACTTTCCCAAAGCAGTGTGCTCTCCATCACTCAGGACAGCATGGGTTTTATGTGGTTTGGCACCAAAGACGGCCTCAATAAATTCAATACCCAGAATTTCGAAATTTATAAATACCATAGAAAAGACAAGTCTTCTTTAACGAGCAGCCAGAACATCAATGCCCTGCTCACCGACCGCAAAGGGAATTTATGGGTAGGCACACAAAAGGGACTCAACCTATACCTGCCAAAGACCAATTCCTTTAAGCGTTTTCAGTACCATAAAGAACAAAAGAACAGCCTGAGTAATAATGTCATCAGGTGTATCTATGAAGACCGTCAGGGACACATTTGGGTAGGAACAGACAGCGGGTTAAATAAACTCGTTGGTCAGGACCGCTTTGAACGTTATTTTACCAAAGCAGACCTTGGGAAAGGCCCGGTTCATCACCTCATTAAAGCCATCCATCAGGACCATAACAATGTATTGTGGATCGGAACCTTACAAGGGCTGAACAGCATGACCCTGGAAAAAGGTAAATACCGTTATCAGTCTTATGTTCATGATGCCAAACGCCCGGAAAGTTTAAGCGACAATGACATCGCCTCTATCCTCGAAGACCGTCAGCATAATTTATGGATCGGAACCCATGGCGCCGGATTGGAACTGATGGACCCGGCGAGGACTGCTTTCCGGCATTTCAGGTCCAAAAAAGGAAGCAGCAACAGCATCAGCAGCAATGTGATCCGGAAAATGATGCTGGCAAAGGATGGGAAACTATGGGTTTCGACCTTAAACGGTATCAATATCATCGATGTGGAAGATCATTCTGTCAGGGTGTTGAACCACCATCCGGATGATCCTTCCAGTCTGAACCAGAATTCTATTTACGACATGATGCAGGATGCTGCCGGATCGATCTGGGTGGGGACGTATTATGGAGGGGTCAATGTATACCATGAAAATTCTACCCCTTTCAGAGAGTATAAATCAAATACCGGCAAAAATGCATTGAGCAGTAATGTGGTAAGTTCGGTACTCGAAGATAAAAAACACAACCTCTGGATCGGGACCGAAGCAGAAGGGGTAAATTATTACGACCGCAGTTCGGGGAAGTTCAACAGCTTCAGGCATGATCCTGAAAATCCGGCTTCCCTAAGCTCTAACCTGGTCAAAGCAGTCTCGATAGACCACAATGGAAAAGTCTGGGTCGGTACTTATGAAGGCGGACTGGACCTTTTTCTTCCCGAATCGCAAAGCTTCAAACATTATAAGCCCAATCCCGGAGATCCTTATGCCTTGAACTCCAACCGGATTGTCGCCCTGCTTCACGATAGTCAGCAGCGCTTCTGGATCGGCACGAGGGCACAGGGAATTTACCTTTACAATGAAAAATCCGATAATTTTGCACCTTATACGGGTCAGGATGCCCAACATGATTTAAAAGTAGTCCGCTGTTTCTTTGAGGATTCCAAAAAGAACATCTGGATCGCCTGCAGTTCGGGAACCTATATTCTGGAACACAATTCCAATATCGTCAGGCGTTTTAAAACACGGGACAACCATACCATGTTTAACGACATCAATTTTATTCAGGAAGATTCCAAAGGAACCATCTGGCTGGGTGGTTATGAATCGGGATTGATGCGTTATATTCCGGAACTGAAAACGACACGCTTCTTTACCAAAGCAGATGGCCTTCCAAGTAATGTGGTATTGGGGATGCTGGAAGATGCCACAGGGAATTTATGGATCAGTACAGACAACGGCCTTTCCAAGTTCGACCATAAGGTGTTTAAGACCTATACCGTAAGGGATGGCCTTCCGGGAAATGTATTCAATTACAATTCTTTTTTTAAGGACAGCAAGGGCGAGTTTTTCTTTGGTGGATTCAATGGCATGGTCAGCTTTTTTCCGGAACAGATCAAAGACAATAACATGGTGCCCAAAGCGGTATTTACCCGCCTGAAGCTTTTTAATAAACTGGTGAGCATTAACGATGAAACGGAATTGCTCTCTGAAAATTTCAGCCTGACGAAAGCGGTCACCTTTTCCCACCACCAGAACATTTTTACCGTAGATTTTGCCCTGCTCAATTATATCAAATCGGAAAAGAACAGGTACGCTTATAAACTGGAAGGTTTTGAAAAAGACTGGAATTATGTGAACAGCCCTTCAGCCACTTTCACCAATCTTCCTTCAGGAACGTATACCTTGCTGATCAGAGGTTCCAATAATGATGGGGTCTGGACCGCTGCACCGGCACGTTTAACGATCCATGTAAATCCGCCTTTCTGGAAAACATGGTGGGCTTACCTGATTTACCTGAGCTGCTTTCTCGGTCTGCTGTTTCTGTTCTCCAGATTTTTATGGATCAGGGCACTGCTGAGAAGGGAGCATGAATTGTATCAAATGAAACTGGATTTCTTTACCAATGTTTCTCATGAGATCAGAACACCGTTAACGCTGATTGTTGGCCCGCTGGAGAACCTGATCAATGAAACCCAGGAATCTCCGGCACTAAACCGGAAACTGCTCACGGTAAGGAAAAATGCAGGAAGACTCACGAGATTGGTCAATGAGCTGATGGACTTCAGAAAAGCGGAGTCCGGAAAGCTGAGGCTGAACATTTCCCCCGGAAATATCATTCCCTTTGCCAAAGAGATTTTCCTTTCCTTTCAATACCTCGCGATCAAACATCAGATTTCCTATCAGTTTCTAACAGAAGAAGAGCAGATCGAAGTTTATTTCGACAATGAGCAATTGGAAAAGGTCCTGTTTAACCTCCTGTCCAATGCCTTTAAATTTACCCCGGATGGTGGTGCCATTCACTTATCTATCGGGAAAACAGCTTACGGTTTCGTGGAGATCAGTATTTCTGACAATGGGAAAGGGATTCCCGAAGAAAGCAGGGCACAACTGTTTACCAATTTTTACCAGGTAAAAGATCCCCTGTCCAGAAATAGTGGTACAGGAATCGGACTGGCGCTGTCTAAAAAAATCGCACAACTGCATTATGGGGGATTGTTCCTGGCAGAGGAAGAAGACATCCGGGAGACGGGAATGCATACCTGCTTCCGCCTCAAGCTGAAGCTCGGCCAAAATCATTTTTCTAAGGATGAGCTGGTGGAAGAGTTCCTGAACAGCGAAAATCCGGAACACTATCAATTTGAAACGGATCCTGAACATACCTGGAGCCCACAGCTCCCGGAAAGCAGTGAAGAGGAAACCTTAACGCTGCTGATTGTCGAAGACAACCCCGAAGTAAGGGATTTCATTGTTCAGTCTTTAAGTCCTTATTATCAGATTCTGGTCGCCGAAAACGGAGAAATAGGAGTGGAGCTGGCCATCGCCAGAATTCCCGACCTGATTGTCAGCGATGTCATGATGCCGGTAATGGATGGCCTGGAGCTGTGCCGCACTTTAAAAACAGATGTCCGTACGAGCCATATTCCAATCATCCTGCTGACGGCAAGGTCCGGAAATATCCACGAAGTGAATGGATTGAAAACGGGAGCAGAAGCTTACCTGACCAAGCCTTTCAGCATCAACAGCCTTCAGCTCAACATTTCCAACCTGCTGATGTTGCAGGCCAATATGAGGCGCAAGTTTTCTCAGCAGATTACCTTGCAGCCTTCCAATATTTTAATAGAGTCTGCAGATGAGGAATTCCTGGACAAAGTGATGGGCATCATTGAAAAGAATTTTGCCGAAGCTGAATTCAGTGTGAACACCCTTGCTTCAGATCTGGGCATGAGTACGCCAATCCTCTATAAAAAGATTAAGGTCCTCACCGGGCTTACCGTAAACAACTTTATCAAATCCGTCCGCCTGAAAAGAGCAGCCCAGCTGCTTCGCCAGAATGTATATACAGTATATGAAATTGCTTATATCGTGGGTTTCAATGACCCCAAATATTTCAGTAAAGAATTTGTGAAACAATTCGGAAGAACCCCCTCTGATTATGCTTTTGAAGAATAA